From a single Lewinella sp. LCG006 genomic region:
- a CDS encoding (2Fe-2S)-binding protein produces the protein MKKTINLTVNGTAHTVEVEPRTLLVHLIREQLSMTGTHIGCDTSSCGACTILINGRSAKSCTVLAVQADGKEITTVEGLATTEGLHPIQEGFHLNHALHCGFCTPGMMMRAVEMLERNPNPTEEEIRWGISGNLCRCTGYNNIVKAIQWTSAKMQGKELPSTEPEFV, from the coding sequence ATGAAAAAAACAATCAACCTAACGGTCAATGGCACCGCCCATACCGTAGAAGTAGAACCACGCACTTTATTGGTTCACCTGATCCGGGAACAACTTTCTATGACCGGTACTCACATTGGTTGCGATACCTCCAGCTGCGGAGCTTGCACCATTTTGATCAACGGGCGTTCTGCCAAGTCGTGCACGGTATTGGCTGTTCAAGCCGATGGCAAAGAAATCACCACCGTTGAAGGGCTTGCCACCACAGAAGGTTTGCACCCTATTCAGGAAGGCTTTCACCTCAATCACGCTTTGCACTGCGGTTTCTGCACCCCCGGTATGATGATGCGGGCCGTAGAAATGCTGGAAAGAAACCCCAACCCAACCGAAGAAGAAATCCGCTGGGGAATCTCCGGCAACCTCTGCCGTTGTACGGGCTATAACAACATCGTGAAAGCCATTCAGTGGACCTCAGCCAAAATGCAGGGCAAAGAACTACCTTCTACCGAGCCTGAATTCGTTTAG
- a CDS encoding xanthine dehydrogenase family protein subunit M — MIAENFNYDSPSTLAEAFQLLHDYGDDAKILAGGHSLIPMMKLRFAAPTHLIDINNIPGLAYIKEEDGYLKIGAMTREADLEESDLIKAKYHIFGDATKLIADPQVRNFGTIGGNIAHGDAANDHPAVMIALDATVVISGQDGQREVSINDFFYGFYTTAVQHGEILTEIKIPAATGHFGSAYYKAERKVGDYATAGVAAVVQIDGNGVCTKAGIGLTNVNPLPMRAERSEAVLVGSKLTEEDIALAAKYAAEDCNPSDDLRGDEDYKRHLVKVITKRMLNQAIARAKK, encoded by the coding sequence ATGATTGCGGAAAACTTCAACTACGATTCCCCTAGCACGCTGGCAGAAGCCTTCCAGCTGCTGCATGACTACGGGGACGATGCGAAAATTCTCGCCGGAGGGCATAGTCTCATTCCGATGATGAAGCTGCGCTTTGCAGCACCCACGCACCTGATTGACATCAACAACATTCCGGGCCTGGCTTACATCAAAGAGGAAGACGGCTACCTCAAGATTGGTGCCATGACCAGAGAGGCTGATTTGGAAGAATCGGACCTGATCAAGGCCAAGTACCACATCTTTGGTGATGCAACCAAGCTTATCGCCGACCCCCAGGTGCGAAATTTTGGCACCATCGGAGGGAACATCGCTCACGGTGATGCCGCCAATGACCATCCGGCAGTAATGATTGCGCTGGATGCTACGGTCGTTATCTCTGGCCAGGACGGACAAAGAGAGGTCTCCATCAACGACTTCTTCTACGGCTTTTATACCACTGCCGTTCAACACGGAGAGATCCTTACGGAGATTAAAATTCCAGCGGCTACCGGTCACTTCGGGAGTGCCTACTATAAAGCAGAACGCAAAGTAGGCGACTATGCCACGGCTGGTGTTGCTGCGGTCGTACAAATTGATGGAAATGGTGTTTGTACCAAAGCCGGAATAGGCCTTACCAATGTCAACCCACTGCCCATGCGGGCTGAGCGCTCCGAAGCCGTACTGGTAGGCAGCAAGCTCACCGAGGAAGACATTGCCTTAGCCGCAAAGTATGCCGCTGAAGATTGCAATCCTTCTGATGATCTACGCGGCGACGAAGACTACAAGCGCCACCTGGTAAAGGTCATTACCAAAAGAATGTTGAACCAAGCCATTGCAAGAGCTAAAAAGTAA